One Oncorhynchus keta strain PuntledgeMale-10-30-2019 chromosome 11, Oket_V2, whole genome shotgun sequence DNA window includes the following coding sequences:
- the LOC118390268 gene encoding protein YIPF6 produces the protein MAEVDELSKPMFAGLSDVSISGNIPVEGEINVPVGTSSHDDEYSTLDEPVKDTILRDLKAVGKKFVHVMYPKKSSTLLRDWDLWGPLLLCVTLALMLQGGSVDSKEDGGPQFAEVFVIIWFGSVIITLNSKLLGGTISFFQSLCVLGYCIMPLTVAMVVCRLVLLGGSGMVSFIVRLIVVTASFSWSTFASTAFLADSQPSNRKALVVYPVFLFYFVIGWMILTFSPSA, from the exons ATGGCGGAAGTGGATGAGTTAAGTAAACCTATG TTTGCAGGTCTGTCAGATGTATCCATATCAGGAAACATCCCTGTTGAGGGGGAGATCAATGTGCCGGTTGGAACCAGCAGTCATGATGACGAATACTCCACACTGGATGAACCTGTCAAAGACACCATA TTACGAGATCTGAAAGCAGTGGGGAAAAAGTTTGTTCATGTGATGTATCCTAAGAAGAGTTCAACGCTACTGAGAGACT GGGACTTGTGGGGCCCATTATTGCTCTGTGTGACACTGGCTCT GATGCTGCAGGGGGGTTCAGTTGACAGTAAGGAAGATGGAGGGCCCCAGTTTGCAGAGGTGTTTGTGATCATCTGGTTTGGATCTGTCATCATCACACTGAACTCAAAGCTGCTGGGAGGCACCAT ATCGTTTTTCCAGAGCCTGTGTGTGCTTGGCTACTGCATCATGCCTCTGACTGTGGCAATGGTTGTCTGTAGGCTGGTGCTGCTGGGTGGGTCTGGGATGGTCAGCTTCATCGTTCGACTAATTGTGGTCACAGCATCATTCAGTTGGTCCACGTTTG CCTCTACAGCTTTCTTAGCAGATAGCCAGCCTTCTAATCGCAAAGCTTTGGTGGTATATCCCGTCTTCCTCTTTTACTTCGTTATTGGATGGATGATTCTCACGTTCTCACCGTCTGCGTAA
- the LOC118390792 gene encoding LOW QUALITY PROTEIN: stAR-related lipid transfer protein 8-like (The sequence of the model RefSeq protein was modified relative to this genomic sequence to represent the inferred CDS: inserted 1 base in 1 codon; deleted 1 base in 1 codon; substituted 1 base at 1 genomic stop codon) codes for MTDPVDPGQWCNAISSQGATIVQVSSLWRTRPYRGLNDITVKIRYPLPLISSELLQGATIFSKADLRNAYHLVQIWEGDEWKTAFHMASGHYEYLVMPIGLTNAPAVFQALVLQRLLDNQLFVKAEKCEFHRSTIPFLGYIISAVSVQMDPEKPSLFPEQEEDVSIPSAQMFVHRCRCTWRRARSALLKITSRKLRWYSFQNSHRPSLTSASQEMNRQSAPQLNLLQKFSLLRLTAIMEKYCEPNQHGWSWSISKFMKSSKVPDYRDKQVFGVLPIINVQRTGQPLPQGIQQAMRYLRSQCLEKVDIFRKSVADLLKQYFRDLLRDMRLQAAQAAVILLPDENWEVLQTLLYFLSDIASAEENQMTAGXLAVCLAHSILHLNVSKKEGTSPRLIHQKGAGGKPDHKDLSENMAASQGLSHMIVECKKLFQFPHEMMLQSRNSYVAADAQPVPLYSLGLNMKGNPVDYRAYLEDNIQAVLREAIAKSKGWHSAPSPENTELTYKKVGDGHPIRLWKVTTEIEAPPQTVLHRVLRERHLWDDDLLHSRVIEALEDNTEVYHFVTDSMAPHPRRDFVVLRRWXLGGGDLPRGLCLLVSSSVDHDNVHLEAGLQAVLLTSRFLIEPSGMSRSRLMHYCRADLRGRSPEWYCKVFGHLCAVEVSRIRGSFPVLTARGTETKI; via the exons atgactgacccagtaGACCCGGGCCAGTGGTGcaacgccatctcctcccaaggagccaccatcg TGCAGGTTTCTTCTTTGTGGAGGACAAGACCCTACCGGGGACTCAATGACATAACGGTGAAGATCCGCTACCCGCTACCACTCATCTCCTCTGAGCTGCTCCAGGGTGCCACCATATTTTCCAAGGCGGATCTACGGAACGCCTACCACCTGGTGCAGATAtgggagggggatgagtggaagaccgcCTTCCACATGGCCAGTGGCCACTACGAGTATTTGGTCATGCCAATTGGCCTCACCAATGcccctgctgtgttccaggctctg GTTCTTCAACGTCTCCTGGACAATCAGCTGTTTGTTAAGGCAGAGAAGtgtgagttccatcgctccaccatcCCCTTTCTGGGGTATATCATCTCTGCTGTGAGTGTCCAGATGGATCCAGAGaag CCCTCGCTCTTCCCTGAGCAGGAAGAAGATGTCAGCATACCttctgcccagatgtttgtccacCGCTGTCGTTGTACCTGGAGGAGAGCCCGGTCGGCCCTCCTCAAGATCACCTCCAG gaAGCTACGGTGGTATAGTTTCCAGAACTCTCACAGGCCAAGCCTGACTTCAGCCTCCCAGGAGATGAACCGCCAGTCAGCCCCTCAGCTCAACCTGCTGCAGAAGTTCTCTCTGCTCCGGCTCACTGCTATCATGGAGAAGTACTGCGAACCCAACCAACATGGCTGGAGCTG GTCAATTTCTAAGTTTATGAAGAGCAGTAAGGTCCCTGACTACAGGGACAAGCAGGTTTTTGGTGTCCTGCCAATCATCAATGTCCAAAGGACTGGGCAACCG CTACCCCAGGGCATCCAGCAGGCCATGCGCTACCTCCGTAGCCAATGTCTGGAAAAG GTTGACATTTTCCGTAAGTCTGTGGCTGACCTGCTGAAACAGTACTTCAGAGacctgttgaga GACATGCGTCTTCAGGCAGCCCAGGCTGCAGTCATCCTGTTGCCTGACGAGAACTGGGAGGTCCTGCAGACCCTGCTCTACTTCCTCAGTGACATCGCTTCTGCTGAGGAGAACCAGATGACAGCTG ACCTGGCCGTGTGCCTGGCCCACTCCATCCTGCACCTCAACGTCTCCAAGAAGGAGGGCACCTCCCCTAG ATTAATCCACCAAAAGGGGGCAGGTGGAAAACCAGACCACAAGGACCTGAGTGAGAACATGGCTGCCAGTCAAGGGCTCAGCCACATGATTGTGGAATGTAAGAAATTATTCCAG TTCCCTCATGAGATGATGTTGCAGTCGCGGAACTCCTACGTTGCAGCAGACGCCCAGCCAGTCCCTCTCTACAGCCTGGGCCTGAACATGAAGGGCAATCCTGTGGATTACAGAGCCTACCTGGAGGATAACATCCAAGCTGTACTGAGGGAGGCCATAGCAAAGAGCAAAGGATGGCACAGTGCCCCAAGCCCAGAGAACACAGAGCTGACCTACAAGAAG GTAGGGGATGGCCATCCCATCCGTCTTTGGAAAGTGACCACAGAGATCGAGGCTCCGCCCCAGACAGTGTTGCACAGAGTTCTGCGTGAGCGCCACCTGTGGGATGACGACCTACTACACAGCCGTGTAATCGAGGCTCTAGAGGACAACACAGAGGTGTATCACTTTGTGACAGACAGCATGGCACCTCATCCCCGCAGGGACTTCGTAGTGCTGAG GCGGTGGTGATTAGGCGGTGGAGACCTTCCTCGGGGCCTATGTCTGCTAGTGTCCTCCTCTGTGGACCATGACAACGTTCACCTGGAAGCGGGGCTACAGGCAGTGCTGCTAACCTCACGGTTCCTGATTGAGCCCTC